In Pseudophryne corroboree isolate aPseCor3 chromosome 3, aPseCor3.hap2, whole genome shotgun sequence, a genomic segment contains:
- the LOC135054837 gene encoding zinc finger protein ZFP2-like isoform X1, whose translation MMMESQKTPTLLDFSDDTHIPGLYPTPMSSLDYITDNHSIVVNIQPAKYSSSEVQNSINCLEDINGKPALCEEENLTTNYKPIDHTQYTATHIKEEPVSCDGDLTHTDMYTPTGHTQYTSTHIKEESSSYDGGGLTQTDMSIPTGHTQYTSTHIKEEPVSCVGGDLTHTDNYTPTYHTQNTSIKEAPVSCVGGDLTNTDNCTPTYHTQNTATHIKEESVSCNGRDLTHTGNYTPTYTQYTSTNIKEEPVSGDGEDLTDTDNYAPTYPTKYTSTHIKEESVSCDGGDITHTDMYAPTGHTQYTPTRIKVEPASCDGEDHTHTDVYTPTGHTPYTPTHIKEEPVSCDGGDLTHTDNYTPTDHTQYTCSMAHNTNDQRHQLLEKLYFCCECGKGFTSNAGLVIHRNTHTGKKPYSCSECGRGFNSNSNLVKHQRTHTGEKRFSCPECGKCFSSSSNLVVHRRIHTGEKPYSCSECGKSFTTNLNLIRHQRSHTGEKPYSCSECGKSFTTNLDLIRHQRSHTGEKPYSCSECGKSFTTNLDLIRHQRSHTGEKPYVCSECGKCFNTKKSLVGHQRTHTGEKPYVCSECGKCFYRKKSLVGHQRSHTGEKPYVCSECGKCFNSKKSLVGHQRSHTGEKPYSCSECRKSFTTNLDLIRHQRSHTGEKPYVCSECGKCFNTKKSLVGHQRTHTGEKPYVCSECGKCFNRKAHLVVHQRTHTGEKPFPCCECGKRFVSTSDLIRHQRIHTEERPFPCSECGKCFKSCSNLLTHLKVHS comes from the coding sequence ATTTCTCTGATGATACACATATACCTGGATTATATCCTACACCTATGTCCTCACTGGATTATATAACTGACAATCACAGTATTGTTGTGAATATCCAGCCTGCCAAGTATTCATCAAGCGAAGTACAAAACTCAATCAACTGTCTTGAAGATATTAATGGTAAACCAGCTTTATGTGAAGAAGAAAATCTGACCACCAACTATAAACCTATagatcacacacagtatacagctactcatattaaggaggaaccagtctcCTGTGACGGagatctcacacacactgacatgtatacaccaacaggtcatacacagtatacatctactcatattaaggaggaatcATCCTCATATGATGGAGGAGGCCTCACCCAAACTGACATGTCTATACCCAcaggtcatacacagtatacatctactcatattaaggaggaaccagtctcatgtgtcggaggagacctcacacacactgataatTATACTCCCACATATCATACACAGAATACATCTATTAAGGAGGCACCAGTCTCATGTGTCGGAGGAGACCTCACAAACACTGATAATTGTACTCCCACATATCATACACAGAATACAGCTACTCACATTAAGGAGGAATCAGTGTCATGTAATGGAAGAGACCTCACACACACTGGTAATTATACtcccacatatacacagtatacatctactaatattaaggaggaaccagtctcagGTGATGGAGAAGACCTCACAGATACTGATAATTATGCTCCCACATATCCTACAaagtatacatctactcatattaaggaggaatcagtgtcatgtgatggaggagacatcacacacactgacatgtatgcacccacaggtcatacacagtatacacctACTCGTATTAAGGTGGAACCAGCCTCATGTGATGGAGAAGACCACACCCATACTGACGTGTATACACCCACAGGTCATACACCGTATACACCTACTCATATTAAagaggaaccagtctcatgtgatggaggagacctcacacacactgataatTATACTcccacagatcatacacagtatactTGCAGTATGGCGCACAATACAAATGACCAGAGACATCAGTTATTAGAGAAACTGTACTTTTGCTGTGAATGTGGGAAAGGATTTACGAGTAATGCAGGTCTTGTTATACATCGCAAtactcacacagggaagaagccatattcctgctctgagtgtgggagaggttttaacagtaactctaatcttgttaaacatcagagaactcacacaggagagaaacgatTTTCTTGTCctgaatgcgggaaatgttttagcagtagcTCAAATCTTGTTGTACACCGGAGGATTCACACGGGAGAGAAGCCCTATtcctgctctgagtgcgggaaatcttTCACCACAAACTTAAATCTGatcagacatcagagaagtcacacgggAGAGAAGccctattcctgttctgagtgtgggaaatctttcACCACGAACTTAGATCTGATcagacatcaaagaagtcacacgggAGAGAAGccctattcctgttctgagtgcgggaaatcttTCACCACTAACTTAGATCTGatcagacatcagagaagtcacactggcgAGAAGCCCTATGTGTGTTCCGAGTGTGGGAAGTGCTTTAACACAAAAAAGAGCCTGGTTgggcatcagagaactcacactggGGAGAAGCCCTATGTGTGCTCCGAGTGTGGGAAGTGCTTTTACAGAAAAAAAAGCCTGGTTgggcatcagagaagtcacacaggagagaagccctATGTGTGCTCCGAGTGTGGGAAGTGCTTCAACTCAAAAAAGAGCCTGGTTgggcatcagagaagtcacacaggagagaagccctATTCCTGCTCTGAGTGCAGGAAATCTTTCACCACTAACTTAGATCTGatcagacatcagagaagtcacacaggagagaagccctATGTGTGTTCCGAGTGTGGGAAGTGCTTTAACACAAAAAAGAGCCTGGTtggacatcagagaactcacactggGGAGAAGCCCTATGTGTGCTCCGAGTGTGGGAAGTGCTTTAACAGAAAAGCGCACCTGGTTgtgcatcagagaactcacacgggagagaaaccatttccctgctgtgagtgtgggaaacgttttgTCAGTACCTCAGATCTTATTAGGCACCAGAGAATACACACGGAAGAGAGACCCTTTCCTTGTTCTGAATGCGGCAAATGTTTTAAGAGTTGTTCAAATCTTCTCACTCATCTGAAAGTTCACAGTTGA